A window from Enterococcus mediterraneensis encodes these proteins:
- a CDS encoding response regulator transcription factor: MYKVLLVDDEYMILEGLKYILPWQELGFDIVQTAKSAKEALAYLSQHPIDLLITDITMPEMSGIELVENAQQQGHRFFTIILSGYQEFEYVKKGIALGVKNYLVKPVDKEELKTTLLQIRQELDEQAAWQKQQKIFQETAVLRWVHDEMNEAEFHTLQNQVAQRVTGPFTPLVAQGSFENLQKIQNYFDARRQMLSITSHISENSYLLIYEGSHRQLLLDIHHLEEKLTSTSWQLIIGETVTEWETLYTSYEKIKQIQSLQEFYPDLLPVKNILKVEMSAKEEELPFLSFNKALMIGDMATIRQELDQVFDELLKIQARPEHVRTVSFLLFIDLYRYAPVLTPEDYERIVAKIRKSETILELRRLFDQILEVIKEQPQNKRYSDTIQKVVSIIHKQSGEDLSLKTIAEELHLSVVYLGQLFKKETDLSFNQYLNQVRIKKAQEMLLETQQTINEISEAVGYNNTNYFSKMFKKLNGLTPKEFRDIYEKGYEGI; the protein is encoded by the coding sequence ATGTATAAAGTATTGTTAGTCGATGATGAATATATGATCTTAGAAGGCTTAAAGTACATTCTGCCTTGGCAGGAATTAGGTTTTGATATCGTTCAAACAGCGAAGAGTGCCAAAGAAGCGCTAGCGTATTTGAGCCAACATCCTATCGATTTGCTGATCACAGATATCACGATGCCTGAAATGAGTGGGATCGAACTAGTAGAAAACGCGCAACAGCAAGGACATCGTTTCTTCACTATTATTCTCTCCGGTTATCAGGAATTCGAATATGTAAAAAAAGGGATTGCTTTAGGAGTCAAGAATTACTTGGTAAAGCCGGTCGATAAAGAAGAGTTGAAGACGACCCTTTTACAAATTCGCCAAGAACTCGATGAACAAGCGGCATGGCAAAAACAGCAGAAAATTTTTCAGGAGACGGCTGTGCTTCGCTGGGTCCATGATGAAATGAATGAAGCTGAATTCCACACGTTGCAAAATCAAGTAGCCCAAAGAGTGACAGGACCATTCACACCCCTTGTTGCCCAAGGTTCTTTTGAAAATCTGCAGAAAATACAAAACTATTTTGATGCTCGTCGTCAAATGCTTTCTATCACTTCACATATATCGGAAAATAGTTATCTTTTGATTTACGAGGGTAGCCATCGTCAATTATTGCTGGACATCCATCATTTAGAAGAAAAACTCACTAGTACTTCATGGCAGCTTATTATCGGCGAAACAGTGACCGAGTGGGAAACGCTCTACACAAGTTATGAAAAAATCAAACAGATCCAATCATTGCAGGAATTTTATCCCGACTTGCTGCCAGTCAAAAATATTTTGAAAGTAGAAATGTCAGCAAAAGAGGAAGAGTTGCCTTTTTTATCATTCAACAAAGCACTGATGATTGGGGATATGGCGACGATTCGGCAGGAATTGGATCAAGTATTTGATGAACTGTTAAAAATTCAAGCACGACCAGAACATGTTCGGACTGTTTCATTTTTGCTGTTTATTGACTTGTATCGTTATGCTCCTGTGCTGACACCTGAAGACTATGAACGGATCGTAGCAAAGATACGGAAAAGCGAAACGATTCTTGAATTACGCCGCCTTTTCGATCAGATCTTAGAAGTGATCAAAGAGCAGCCGCAAAATAAACGCTATTCGGACACTATTCAAAAGGTGGTTTCAATCATCCATAAACAATCCGGCGAAGATCTTTCCTTAAAAACAATCGCTGAAGAATTACACTTGAGCGTTGTTTATTTGGGGCAATTATTCAAAAAAGAAACAGATTTGAGCTTCAATCAATATTTGAATCAAGTCCGAATCAAAAAAGCGCAGGAGATGTTACTGGAAACCCAACAAACGATCAATGAGATCTCTGAAGCAGTAGGGTATAATAATACCAACTATTTTTCTAAAATGTTTAAAAAATTAAATGGGCTGACGCCAAAAGAGTTTAGGGATATTTATGAAAAGGGGTATGAAGGGATTTGA
- a CDS encoding sensor histidine kinase: MKRIIKKLFKKEYLINQLMQIYSLLLVGIILLTVAASCVFIGHNTHVSLDTKMNAVVYQLDNYIANQKNVMDGIYTDLVGSQAKVENLRNYLRMTPTEYFDYTAEAWEINQTDVRFPSLLQNQFFTFSDLSAIYLSLDEAEGTYLRADRLIRNGQKVSGQIPEPEGLTMVRVIQNQYTGKPLGTIYGVFSREAALGSLVETVAEEGIDSFIFNDAGELMFSNTTQTSSKEQQQLTKAVQSGEKITPLFSKKYFVRVNSDSGQATVILLTSKRLFWKNVLQSSTVIFLVGSLIAGILLVILQRTFKRYSKQVAMIVNVTETVSEGNLKTRIDPSLVQGELNDLATAINFMIASLDQYIEDIYNLEIKQRDANMRALQSQINPHFLYNTLEYIRMYALSRQQEELADVVYAFSALLRNNTSQEKTTSLEKELSFCEKYVYLYQMRYPDRIAYHFVIEDALKKIQLPKFTIQPLIENYFVHGIDYTRNDNAISVKAYMEQNQTVIKVIDNGKGMSPERLQEVIQSLSDPAVDTATSIGLRNVHERLKSFFGSSYSMEIDSDQMAGTIITIRFVYEGTFDHV, translated from the coding sequence ATGAAACGAATTATAAAGAAGCTTTTTAAAAAAGAATATTTAATCAATCAATTGATGCAGATTTACAGCTTACTGTTAGTAGGAATCATCCTACTAACGGTAGCTGCTTCTTGCGTTTTTATAGGGCATAATACGCATGTTTCACTAGATACCAAAATGAACGCAGTGGTCTATCAACTGGACAACTATATCGCGAATCAGAAAAATGTGATGGACGGAATATATACAGATCTAGTCGGCTCACAAGCCAAAGTAGAAAATCTCCGCAATTACCTGAGGATGACGCCCACTGAGTATTTTGATTATACGGCTGAAGCATGGGAAATCAATCAAACAGATGTGCGGTTTCCGTCGTTACTGCAGAATCAGTTTTTTACATTCTCAGATCTTTCCGCAATTTATCTCAGTTTAGATGAAGCAGAAGGAACCTATCTGCGAGCGGATCGCTTAATAAGAAATGGGCAGAAAGTAAGCGGACAGATCCCTGAGCCGGAAGGACTGACAATGGTACGGGTCATTCAGAACCAGTACACAGGAAAGCCGCTGGGAACGATCTATGGTGTATTTTCACGAGAAGCGGCACTTGGCAGTTTGGTAGAGACAGTCGCTGAGGAAGGGATCGATAGCTTCATTTTTAATGACGCGGGTGAACTGATGTTTTCAAATACTACGCAGACCTCTTCCAAAGAACAGCAACAATTGACGAAGGCAGTCCAATCAGGAGAAAAAATCACACCATTGTTTTCTAAAAAATATTTTGTTCGTGTCAATTCAGACAGCGGTCAAGCTACCGTTATCTTATTAACAAGCAAACGATTGTTTTGGAAAAATGTCCTCCAATCTTCTACGGTGATTTTTCTTGTAGGAAGTCTAATCGCAGGTATCTTGTTGGTGATCTTGCAACGGACATTTAAGCGTTATTCTAAGCAAGTGGCGATGATCGTCAATGTGACGGAGACTGTGAGCGAAGGGAATCTAAAAACAAGGATCGATCCTTCTCTGGTGCAGGGAGAACTGAACGATTTAGCGACAGCTATCAATTTTATGATTGCCAGTTTAGATCAATACATTGAGGATATCTACAATCTGGAAATCAAACAAAGAGACGCCAATATGCGAGCACTCCAATCTCAGATCAATCCACATTTTTTATATAATACATTGGAATATATCCGAATGTACGCCTTAAGTCGCCAACAGGAAGAATTGGCAGATGTGGTATACGCTTTTTCAGCATTATTGCGGAATAATACCTCTCAAGAAAAAACGACAAGTTTAGAAAAAGAACTCTCATTTTGTGAAAAGTACGTTTACTTATATCAAATGAGATATCCGGATCGCATCGCCTATCATTTTGTTATAGAAGATGCTTTGAAAAAGATTCAGTTGCCTAAATTCACCATCCAGCCATTGATTGAAAATTATTTTGTTCATGGAATCGATTATACACGCAATGACAATGCTATCAGTGTTAAAGCCTATATGGAGCAAAATCAGACTGTCATCAAAGTCATAGATAATGGCAAAGGGATGAGTCCTGAACGTTTGCAAGAAGTAATACAGAGCTTGTCAGATCCGGCAGTGGATACAGCGACCTCTATCGGACTTCGAAATGTCCATGAACGTTTGAAAAGTTTCTTTGGTTCCAGCTATTCTATGGAGATCGACTCTGATCAAATGGCGGGAACAATTATCACGATTCGATTCGTTTATGAAGGGACGTTTGACCATGTATAA
- a CDS encoding YesL family protein, producing the protein MESTGIQRLFYLSWTVIKLNLFFVILSFAGGIVLGIGPAFQTIYDLLEEARINYQEITFKKAFTCWKQNFKTSNRDFLVFAGAFFIVAYNLYLSLQLTGLLWLLIDFLLLFILLLLGVMYLYMILYETSYTIGFKDLIKLAFISVFLNFGVFLKVVLGVASILLISWKFKGLLLFATFAMISMWCGYTTKKNRALIDGKLETHETNYKEAF; encoded by the coding sequence ATGGAAAGTACAGGGATTCAACGCTTGTTTTATCTTAGCTGGACAGTCATAAAATTGAATTTATTTTTTGTCATCTTATCTTTTGCCGGGGGAATTGTCTTAGGGATCGGACCCGCTTTTCAAACGATCTATGACCTGCTGGAAGAAGCGCGGATCAACTATCAAGAAATAACCTTTAAAAAAGCATTCACTTGCTGGAAACAGAATTTTAAAACGAGCAATCGAGATTTCCTTGTATTTGCCGGGGCTTTCTTTATTGTTGCATACAATCTTTATCTTTCTCTTCAACTGACAGGCCTGTTGTGGCTGCTGATTGATTTTCTCCTTTTATTTATCTTACTATTGCTAGGTGTGATGTATCTCTATATGATACTTTATGAAACGAGTTATACGATCGGCTTTAAAGATTTGATCAAACTAGCATTTATCAGTGTCTTTTTGAATTTTGGTGTTTTTCTAAAAGTCGTCTTAGGAGTGGCTAGTATCTTGTTGATCAGCTGGAAATTCAAAGGATTGCTGCTTTTTGCAACATTTGCAATGATCAGCATGTGGTGCGGCTATACAACAAAAAAAAACCGTGCGCTGATCGATGGAAAGTTGGAGACACATGAAACGAATTATAAAGAAGCTTTTTAA